One genomic region from Rhizomicrobium palustre encodes:
- a CDS encoding CHASE3 domain-containing protein: protein MLDRMNVSEVGKAMLVTGLVLLASAAALLFSAEAKLRQSNRDMERTTSALLKIEEINSLVIGVDYSARGYALTGQVLFLDHEYQKQGRLKVVLDELMPLVGPQQQAGLAALKEKLKAHAAVYEKLVALGPKHAAEVAAVIIDPVERQKRYEVLNGLEAMRSAELKALKAHQAETEQQQRRTSILTFIIVAIAFLGGMTDVMARLWRDRRRRSNALATAARMLSK from the coding sequence ATGCTTGACCGGATGAATGTTTCCGAAGTCGGTAAGGCGATGCTGGTGACCGGGCTGGTGCTTCTAGCCTCGGCGGCGGCGCTTCTGTTTTCCGCCGAGGCCAAGCTGCGCCAATCCAATCGCGATATGGAGCGCACAACCTCAGCGCTTCTGAAGATTGAAGAGATCAACAGCCTCGTCATCGGTGTCGATTATTCTGCGCGCGGTTATGCGCTTACCGGGCAGGTTCTTTTCCTGGATCATGAATACCAGAAGCAAGGCCGGTTGAAGGTCGTGCTAGACGAGCTGATGCCGCTCGTTGGTCCGCAGCAGCAGGCAGGTCTTGCTGCACTGAAAGAGAAATTGAAAGCGCATGCGGCGGTGTATGAAAAGCTGGTGGCGCTAGGGCCGAAACACGCCGCCGAGGTCGCTGCGGTGATCATCGATCCGGTCGAGCGTCAGAAGCGCTATGAGGTGCTGAATGGGCTGGAAGCAATGCGCAGCGCCGAATTGAAGGCGCTGAAGGCCCATCAAGCGGAGACCGAACAGCAGCAGCGCCGTACCTCCATTCTCACCTTCATCATCGTCGCCATCGCGTTTCTGGGGGGGATGACGGATGTGATGGCACGGCTGTGGCGCGATCGCCGTCGCCGGAGCAATGCGCTGGCCACCGCCGCCCGCATGCTTTCCAAGTAG
- a CDS encoding gamma carbonic anhydrase family protein, with translation MPLYSIDGVSPELPPDGEYFIAPNAVLIGRVRLLRNASVWFGAVLRGDNDWITLGEGSNVQDNAVLHTDPGQPIVLGAGVTVGHSATIHSARVGDHALIGMGATLLNGAIIGAYSVVGANALVPEGRAYSEGSLIVGAPGRVIRTLNEEQRKALKDASHVYVEKSARYRRDLVKIG, from the coding sequence ATGCCGCTTTATTCCATCGATGGCGTCTCGCCCGAACTGCCGCCAGACGGCGAATACTTCATCGCACCAAACGCGGTGCTGATTGGACGTGTGCGGCTGCTCAGAAATGCGAGCGTGTGGTTTGGCGCGGTGCTGCGTGGCGACAATGATTGGATCACATTAGGCGAGGGCAGCAATGTGCAGGATAACGCTGTATTACATACAGACCCAGGTCAGCCGATTGTGCTGGGGGCAGGTGTGACGGTCGGGCATAGCGCAACCATTCATTCCGCGCGCGTGGGTGATCATGCGCTCATCGGCATGGGTGCCACACTTCTAAACGGTGCCATCATCGGCGCGTATAGCGTGGTCGGCGCGAATGCCTTGGTCCCCGAAGGACGGGCTTATTCAGAAGGCTCGTTGATTGTGGGCGCGCCGGGGCGGGTCATCCGCACGCTGAATGAAGAGCAGCGAAAGGCACTAAAAGATGCTTCACACGTTTATGTTGAAAAATCAGCGCGCTATCGTCGCGATTTGGTAAAGATCGGGTGA
- a CDS encoding PhoH family protein produces the protein MAKRSARYKTRELSTSENVHRLFPSSGGRTPRDDGARDRKYVKNVRAMSPAQQLLLNALEERSVTLALGPAGTGKTYLAIAKGVEALEQGRVSRMVLSRPAVEAGESLGFLPGDLEQKLAPYLRPLYDALTERLGTKRMKALLAEGVIEIAPVAYMRGRTLNDCFVVIDEAQNCTYTQIKMLLTRLGWRSTMVLTGDPDQTDLLPGLSGLADVAERLEKVPEIAVVRLADADIVRHPLVAGMLTVL, from the coding sequence ATGGCCAAGCGGTCTGCGCGTTACAAAACTCGCGAACTTTCAACGAGCGAAAACGTCCATCGATTGTTTCCGTCCAGCGGCGGGCGAACCCCGCGTGACGACGGGGCACGCGATCGAAAATATGTAAAAAATGTCCGGGCCATGAGCCCGGCGCAGCAATTGCTGCTCAATGCGCTTGAGGAGCGCAGCGTTACCCTCGCTTTGGGGCCTGCGGGCACCGGCAAAACCTATCTCGCCATCGCCAAAGGTGTTGAAGCCCTCGAACAGGGCCGGGTCAGCCGTATGGTGCTGTCACGTCCTGCGGTGGAAGCAGGTGAAAGTCTCGGCTTTTTGCCAGGCGATCTTGAACAGAAGCTGGCGCCTTATCTGCGCCCGCTTTACGACGCCCTCACGGAGCGGCTTGGCACCAAGCGTATGAAGGCGCTTTTGGCCGAAGGGGTGATTGAAATCGCTCCCGTCGCCTATATGCGCGGGCGCACGCTCAATGACTGCTTCGTGGTCATCGATGAGGCGCAGAACTGCACCTATACCCAGATCAAGATGCTGCTGACGCGTCTTGGTTGGCGCTCGACCATGGTGCTGACGGGCGATCCGGACCAGACCGATTTGCTGCCCGGTCTATCAGGCCTCGCCGATGTCGCCGAGCGTTTGGAGAAAGTGCCGGAAATCGCGGTGGTACGGCTCGCGGATGCCGATATCGTGCGTCACCCGCTGGTGGCTGGCATGCTGACGGTGCTCTAG
- a CDS encoding DUF6949 family protein, protein MHGLVIILFAIAFGFTASGITANLYRLIANKPESLPGKVVYAGVMVLAGPSVLFGNAAKSFRAKKCSSIAFWLAAAVAGYWSFALGLFVLNLYVAH, encoded by the coding sequence ATGCACGGTCTTGTCATCATCCTGTTCGCGATTGCCTTCGGGTTCACCGCCTCGGGCATCACCGCCAATCTGTACCGGCTTATTGCGAACAAGCCTGAGAGCCTGCCTGGCAAGGTCGTCTATGCCGGCGTGATGGTGCTGGCTGGGCCGAGCGTGTTGTTCGGCAATGCGGCCAAGAGCTTTCGCGCCAAGAAATGCTCCAGCATCGCCTTTTGGCTGGCGGCTGCCGTCGCAGGCTATTGGAGCTTTGCTCTCGGCCTGTTCGTCCTCAATCTCTATGTGGCGCACTGA